A window from Pirellulales bacterium encodes these proteins:
- a CDS encoding cytochrome b N-terminal domain-containing protein has product MSLGETIRNSQLWKSVFRHPMPLDRRNRIVVMLTNFFLHLHPVSIKKQGIALSYTWCMGGVTFFLFLVETVTGVLLMFYYRPTLEWAYTDIQALRDVTSLGILRELHRWGAHAMVITVWLHMYRVFLTGSYKPPREFNWVVGVVLLLLTLLLSFTGYLLPWDQLAIWAITVGSNMARATPFLGHEGPGHQLLSVGGIDMITNASDARYGLLGARFVGEETLNRFYVLHCVAIPLAVSLLLAIHFWRVRKDGGISAPL; this is encoded by the coding sequence ATGTCGCTCGGCGAAACGATTCGCAACTCGCAGCTCTGGAAAAGCGTCTTTCGGCATCCGATGCCGCTCGATCGCCGCAACCGCATCGTAGTGATGCTGACGAATTTCTTCCTGCACCTCCACCCGGTGTCGATCAAGAAGCAAGGGATCGCGCTCAGCTACACCTGGTGCATGGGCGGCGTGACGTTTTTCCTGTTTCTGGTTGAGACAGTGACCGGCGTGCTGCTCATGTTCTACTATCGCCCGACGCTTGAGTGGGCATATACCGACATCCAAGCGCTGCGGGACGTGACGAGCCTCGGCATCCTCCGCGAATTGCACCGCTGGGGCGCTCATGCGATGGTGATCACCGTCTGGCTGCACATGTATCGCGTGTTCCTCACCGGCAGCTACAAGCCGCCGCGGGAATTCAATTGGGTCGTGGGCGTGGTGCTGCTGCTGTTGACGCTGTTGCTTTCGTTTACCGGCTATTTGCTCCCCTGGGATCAACTCGCGATCTGGGCCATCACGGTCGGATCGAACATGGCCCGGGCCACTCCGTTCCTAGGGCATGAAGGGCCGGGGCACCAATTGTTGAGCGTCGGCGGGATTGACATGATCACCAACGCTTCCGATGCGCGCTATGGTTTGCTCGGCGCCCGGTTCGTCGGCGAAGAAACGTTAAATCGGTTTTACGTGCTGCACTGCGTCGCGATTCCGCTAGCGGTGTCGTTGTTATTGGCGATCCACTTCTGGCGGGTCCGTAAAGACGGCGGCATCAGCGCGCCGTTGTGA